TCCCGACCATCGTCGCGGCCGGGGTCGCGAGGCCGAGCGCGCAGGGACACGCGATCAGGACCGAGGAGGCGAACACGACCACCGCGAACTCGAACACGGAGACGCCCCCGCCGACCGGCGCGGGCCCGCCCGCGACCTGTCCCCACAGCGGGAGCCGGTCGACGAACGCCGCGAGCGTCTCGGGGAAGAGGAACCAGACGACCCCCCACAGCAGGGCGTTCGCGATGACCGCCGGCACGAAGTACGCGGAGATGCGGTCCGCGAGGTTCTGGATGTCGGGCTGGCGCGACTGCGCCTCCTTCACGGTCCGGACGATCTGCTGGAGGGCGGTGTCCGCGCCGACCTTCGTCGCCTCAACCACGAGGAGCCCGTTCTCGTTGACGGTCGAGCCGACGACCTCGTCGCCCTCGGTCTTCTCGACCGGGACGGACTCGCCGGTGACCATCGACTCGTCGACGGCTGACTGCCCCTCGACGACGACGCCGTCGGTCGGGACGCGCTCGCCCGGCCGGACCTTCATCCGGTCGCCGACGGCGACCTCGTCGAGCGGGACCTCCTCCTCGTCGCCGTCCTCGTCGACGAGGGTGGCGGTGTCGGCCTCCATCTCCAACAGCTTCCGGAGCGCCTCGCCGGCCCGCCCCTTCGAGCGCGCTTCGAGGTAGTTGCCGAGCGTGATGAAGACGAGGATGAGCGCGGCCGTGTCGAAGTAGACGCTCCCGGCGACCAGGTCGAGGAGGACGGCGACGGAGTAGACGTACGCCGTCGTGGAGCCCAACGCGATCAGCACGTCCATGTTGGCGCGCCCGTTCGTGACGAGCGCCGTGTAGGAGTTCCTGTAGAACGGCCGGCCGAGCACGACCTGGACCGGCGTCGCGAGCGCGAACGCGACCCAGTGGATCCCGACGCCGAAGACCCGGTCCGGGACGACCGCGCCGCCGAGGAGGAGGGCGTCGATCATGAAGAAGAGCAGCGGCGCGGAGAGCGCGGCCCCGAACAGCGTCAGCCGGCGCTGCCTGCGGATCTCGGCGTTCCGGGCCGCATCGCGCGCGCTCTCGTCCGAGCCGTCCCCGCCCGTGCCGTCGGCCCCCTCACCGCCATCTCCCCCGCCGTCGCCGCTGCCGTCCTCGCGGACCGGCGAGTACCCAGCGTCCTCGACGGCGTCGTACAGCGCCGAGAGCGAGGTGTCGGCGGGGTTGTACCGCACCCGCGCCTCGTCGGTCGCGTAGTTCACGTCGGCCTCGATGACCCCGTCGACCGCTTCGATGGCGTCGCGGTTGGCGTCCGCGCAGTTCGCACAGCTCATGTCGGTGATCGCCACGGTCACCGTCTCGGAGACGGCCCCGTAGCCCGCGTCCTCGATCGCCTCGTAGATCGCGGCGAGCGAGGTCCGCTCCGGGTCGTACTCGACGCTGGCCTCGTCGGTCGCGTAGTTCGCGTCCGCCCGCGAGACCCCGTCGAGCGACGCCACGGCGTCGCCGACGGTCGCCGAGCAGTTGGCGCAGCTCATCCCCGTGATGTCGAGGTGGGCGGTTCTGGTGCTCATCTTGGGTAGTACTACGGGCTACTCCCTTAGTGCGTTTTCCCATTCGGAAGCAAAGTCTGAGGCGGATCGGATTTTGGAATCGAAAGCGATCGGCGCGGATCGGCCGAGTTCGGTCCGAGTTTCGGTCGGCGGTCGCGGCGCACGCAACACTTATACGCACGTCGGGAGACAGTTGAGACGCGATGGCGACAGGCAAGGTCGACTTCTTCAACGACACCGGCGGCTACGGATTCATCGAGACTGACGACGCTGACGAGGACGTGTTCTTCCACATGGAAGACGTCGGCGGCCCGGACCTCGAGGAGGGACAGGAGGTAGAGTTCGAGATCGAGGAGGCGGACAAGGGTCCGCGCGCGACGAACCTCACTCGGCTGTAACTCGCCCGGCGGTATCCGCTACCGGCAGACTCGGACAGCTCTCGAAACGCGTTCCCGTATATTCACGCCCCGAGCGACTGCGCCGCCGTTTTGGTCGGCGAGCGTCGATCGCCCTCCATGGCGGGTGACGACACTCACGCGGCCCCGGACGACGACGACGCTCACGCGGTCACGGACGACCTCGACGCGTTCGTCGCCGAGAACCTCGACCGCTACGCCGAGACGCAGGGCGTCCTCCCCGAACGGCTCGACGAGTTCGGCGAGACGTACCGCTCGCAGGGCCACCTGACCCGGGACCAGCTGTACGAGATCGCCTACGAGTCGTCGACGCGGAGCGCCTACCACGTCGAGAAGAACCCCGAGGCGCGGTGTCGGGAGGTCACCGAGAACGCCCGCGCGGTCGACGGTGACTTCTCGACGATCCACCTGATCACGGGGCTCGCCGGGTTCAAAGCGCCGACCGCGTCGTGCGTGGTCGCCGCGCTCGACGGCGACCGGCACGCCGTCGTCGACACTCGGGTCTGGGCGTCGCTCGAACGGTTGGGCTACCTCGACGGGCGCAAGGAGTCGTTCGACGCCGGCGACTACGTCGCGATGATCGGGCCGATCCGCGAGATCGCCGACGAGACGGGCCACCGGGCGGTCGACGTGGGGTACGCGCTGTTCGCGCACGACGCGCACGTCAGGGAGGGGACGCTCCACTGAGGCGGTCACCGCGTCGGCGAGGCGGTCGACCGCGCCGGTCCCGTCAGACCGGGAACTCGACGCCGGTCGCCTCGGTCGAGTACTCCCAGAGCCTCCGAGCGTCCTCGCGGTCGTAGGAGGCGTCGTTCGACCGGCCGACGGTCGGATGTCCGCGCATGTTCATCAGGCCGCCCGGCTCGACGTACGCGCCGCCGTCGACATCGGCCGTCGCGGCGTACAGCATGGGTTCGACGCCGACATCGGGATCCTGCCCGAGGACGGCGTTCGCGGCCTTCATCCCGACCTTCATCAGCGGATTCCCGCTCTCGTCGGCGGTCCGCATCTGGAGGTTCGTGTCGGTGTAGCCGGGGTGGCAGGCGACGCTCCGGACGCCGCTTACGTCCTCGGCGTCGTCGAGCCGCCGCTGGAGTTCGTAGGCGAAGAGCAGGTTCGACAGCTTGCTGCGCCCGTACGCCTTCCACTTCCCGTACGACCGCTCCCAGTTGAGGTCGGTGAAGTCCATCTCGCCCTGCTCGTGCGCGCCCGAGGACTGGGTGACGACGCGCGCGTCGCCGGACTCCGTCCGGCTTCCAGCGGCGCTGTGCGCCGCCCCGTCGCCCCCGATCCCCTCTGCGGCGTCGAGGAGCGGAAAGAGCCGGCCGGTGAGCGCGAAGTGGCCGAGGTGGTTGACGCCGAACTGGGTCTCGAACCCGTCCTCGGTCTCGCTCCGCGGGATGGCCATCACGCCCGCGTTGTTACAGAGCACGTCGACCGCCTCGTAGTCGTCGGCGAGCCCCTCGGCGAACGCCGCCACGGAGTCGAGCGACGCGAGGTCGCACTCGCGCACGTCGAGGTCGCCGTCGACCGCGCCGCCCGCGTCGGCGCGGATCTCGGCGGCCGCGTCCTCGGCGCGCTCGACGCTCCGGCACGCCATCACGACGGTCGCCCCCTTGGCGGCGAACGCGCGGGTTCCCTCGAACCCGAGCCCGCTGTTCGCCCCCGTGACGACAACCGTCTTCCCGTCCAACCGCGGCATGTCCTCGGCCGTCCAGTCGGTCATGTCACGACGGAGGGGCGTCACGGTGAGAAACCTGTCGGCCGGATCGGAGGTCGCCGTCCCGTGGGAGACGCTCCCGAACAGGGCGACAAGACGGCGTCTGCCGCGGAGATACACTTTCACCGCGCCGCCGGTGCGTTTTTAACTGCCTCGGTGGAAGGGAGGGACACCGAATGACGTCCTTCCAGTCGACGATCGGCGACGAGGAGGGGATCGCGGAGGAGCTGGCGGAGGGCCAGCGCGAGATCTCCATCGCCGAGTTCTTCGAGAAGAACAAACACATGCTCGGGTTCGACTCGGGCGCTCGCGGGCTCGTCACCGCCGTCAAGGAGGCGGTCGACAACGCCCTCGACGCGACCGAGGAGGCCGGCTACCTCCCCGACATCTACATCGAGATCGAGGAGGTGGGCGACTACTACCGGCTCGTCATCGAGGACAACGGGCCGGGCATCACGAAAGAACAGCTCCCCAAGGTGTTCGGGAAGCTCCTGTACGGCAGCCGGTTCCACGCCCGCGAGCAGTCGCGCGGCCAGCAGGGGATCGGCATCTCGGCGGCCGTGCTCTACTCCCAGCTGACCTCCGGCCAGCCGGCGAAGATCACCTCGCGGCCGAAGGGCCAGTCGCGGGCGCAGTACTTCGAGCTCATCATCGACACGGACACGAACGAGCCGGAGATCCAGACCGACGAGGAGACGACGTGGGACCGCCCGCACGGCACGCGGATCGAGCTGGAGATGGAGGCGAACATGCGCGCCCGCCAGCAGCTCCACGACTACGTGAAACACACGGCGGTCGTCAACCCCCACGCGCGGCTCGAACTGCGCGAGCCGGGGCTCGACGAGCCGATGAAGTTCGAGCGCGCGACCGACGAGCTGCCGGCGGAGACTCACGAAATTCGACCGCACCCGCACGGCGTCGAACTCGGGTCGCTGATCAAGATGCTGGAGGCGACCGAGTCGTACTCGGTCTCCGGATTCCTCCAAGAGGAGTTCACGCGCGTCG
This genomic stretch from Halorubrum hochsteinianum harbors:
- a CDS encoding heavy metal translocating P-type ATPase; the protein is MSTRTAHLDITGMSCANCSATVGDAVASLDGVSRADANYATDEASVEYDPERTSLAAIYEAIEDAGYGAVSETVTVAITDMSCANCADANRDAIEAVDGVIEADVNYATDEARVRYNPADTSLSALYDAVEDAGYSPVREDGSGDGGGDGGEGADGTGGDGSDESARDAARNAEIRRQRRLTLFGAALSAPLLFFMIDALLLGGAVVPDRVFGVGIHWVAFALATPVQVVLGRPFYRNSYTALVTNGRANMDVLIALGSTTAYVYSVAVLLDLVAGSVYFDTAALILVFITLGNYLEARSKGRAGEALRKLLEMEADTATLVDEDGDEEEVPLDEVAVGDRMKVRPGERVPTDGVVVEGQSAVDESMVTGESVPVEKTEGDEVVGSTVNENGLLVVEATKVGADTALQQIVRTVKEAQSRQPDIQNLADRISAYFVPAVIANALLWGVVWFLFPETLAAFVDRLPLWGQVAGGPAPVGGGVSVFEFAVVVFASSVLIACPCALGLATPAATMVGTTIGARNGVLFKGGDVLERTKDVDTVVFDKTGTLTRGEMELTDVVAVGEVPDGGAVVESGSEAAASEDAATGDSTATAEEEVLRLAASAERGSEHPLARAVVDGGEARGLDLSDPESFENVPGHGVRATVDGDEVLVGNRKLLRDAGIDPEPAAETMERLEREGKTAMLVARVPAGADGGELLGVVADADTVKPSAAEAVSQLRERGVDVMLITGDNERTARAVAERVGIDPGNVRAEVLPEDKSDAVETIQDEGRKAMMVGDGVNDAPALAVAYVGTAIGSGTDVAIEAADVTLMRDDPLDVVKAIRVSDATLRKIKQNLVWALGYNTAMIPLASLGLLQPALAAGAMAFSSVSVLTNSLLFRRYDPDRDYALLGFLRR
- a CDS encoding cold-shock protein, whose amino-acid sequence is MATGKVDFFNDTGGYGFIETDDADEDVFFHMEDVGGPDLEEGQEVEFEIEEADKGPRATNLTRL
- a CDS encoding SDR family NAD(P)-dependent oxidoreductase, with protein sequence MTDWTAEDMPRLDGKTVVVTGANSGLGFEGTRAFAAKGATVVMACRSVERAEDAAAEIRADAGGAVDGDLDVRECDLASLDSVAAFAEGLADDYEAVDVLCNNAGVMAIPRSETEDGFETQFGVNHLGHFALTGRLFPLLDAAEGIGGDGAAHSAAGSRTESGDARVVTQSSGAHEQGEMDFTDLNWERSYGKWKAYGRSKLSNLLFAYELQRRLDDAEDVSGVRSVACHPGYTDTNLQMRTADESGNPLMKVGMKAANAVLGQDPDVGVEPMLYAATADVDGGAYVEPGGLMNMRGHPTVGRSNDASYDREDARRLWEYSTEATGVEFPV